Within Lytechinus pictus isolate F3 Inbred chromosome 7, Lp3.0, whole genome shotgun sequence, the genomic segment TATAATAAACTTGATGTTTTACTGAAGCTATACTtaaaattgttttctctttattttggtGTACTGAGCAGTTATCAAAAGCCACTCAAGGGACTAAATTTTCACTTTCCAAAACTAAATGATGGTTAGCAATTATAATGATGCTATCATACATGCTATATAGCAAGCACTTTTATAGCAAGAGCACCTGTCTATAAAAACACATAAGGGTcatatggtctagtggttagagcattggacttcTGATTTTGAGTTCAAAACCCCTCTCAAGCCATTATCTCCATTTTTACGTAAAAGACCCAAGAGTAATTTCTGTCGCTTTtgaggtcagccactatgactgataaACTTAGACATACAACTTCTCCTCGGTAATGCGTTGTACCAGCCTGGCATTGATGTGGTGGAAAGATGTGCTGCCAATTTccttgcattattccagtgaaacagttctaggcatgtcttcatgaatattcattatatgGTCTcttgatgtcacatccccacttccctttttcttatgtcattacatcaatttttcataaatgtgtaaatgatgtgtctccattatcatgaaataagttgcagcaagaaataactaatgcacttaatcagttgtcaatccaattgttttagttcttggtaagaaaattttgaataaacctgatttcatataataaaatacaaaagaacaagtggagatatgacattatcagcccacctaatgaatactcATGGAGACATGACTAGAACtttttcaccggaataatgcaattctttgaaattcaataactttgttatttgattttgatcaaattttcagcattttgctctgtgaattgaGTGAAACCCGTCCTAACTTCCATGACTTTGCCTCgggaaaaaattaataaatttaaaTAGCTGCAGTATAGTCAGTCCCTTCCTTactgatatatttattttgaatatattacaaaatgttacagagatttcaaagaaaaagaaattattgaCCAAAATATGAGATTGATTCATGTTCATTTCATGGAGAATGGAAAATTACATTGAGTGGTGAAtgggaaaaaaaaaggtaattaaGGCTCCTgaaatcttaaaggtcaagtccaccccaggaaaatgctgacttgaataaatagagaaaaatcaaactagcatagtgctgaaaatttcatcaatatcagatgtaaaataagaaagacatttaaagtttcgcttatttttcacaaaacagtgatatgcacaactaggtgagtcagtcgatgatgtccatcactcactatttcctttgtttttcattgtttgaataatatgatatttcattttttatacattttaaaataaggaccaacttgactgaaccatatagtattaaacaatgctaattccgcatgttcagggaggaattaatcgttgtatcacttgacaatgaggagaaaattagaatatttcagatttcatataataaaatacaaaagaaatagtgagtggatgacgtcacagtctcctcatttgcataccagccaggatgtgcatataactgttttgtgaaattaagcgaaactttaaaatgtcataactttcttaatttacatccgattttgatgaaatttttagtgctatgcttgttggatttttctctattcattcaaaacaactttttggtggggtggacttgtcctttaagtaagaTTCTCAGAATGATTGTCTTCttcaataaatatcaaataaatctGCATTTCAAACATGGTCTTATATAGGTAAACTCATATCCAACTTGCTTTCCTTTTGTCCAATCCACTCCTTTATTCTAATGAAATGATCAAACCATGTTTACAGAATGATCAAGCtcataaatgtattgaaaatgatttcaaattGCCTCTCTCTTGAAGTGGCGCTGTATGAATACTTTTGATATGAAGTGGTCCAAGCCTTTGAGCAAACATACATTGTATTTCTTGTTGCCATGCCGACTTTGTATatatctttccctctctctggtaaaaaaaaaattgttatggCGTAATTTGATACCAGCTGTAAGCATGACAAACAAGAAAGGCTTCTGGTGAAGAgacagttgccatggtaaccacgtAGCCAACAGGAACTTTTACTCTCCTTTGCTCTTCACTGACGAGATTAATCCAAATTTGAGACTAATTTGGTTGTCATGGAAACTGCAAGCATCACTGCCATGTGAGATGTGTTTGTGTCTCTTCCTGCCTTATAAATCTTTAGTGCGCATTGTGCATCATGTAAAGCCTCCATCTTGTATCTAGGGAACTTGATCCTTTATGGTTTTAGATTGCTTCTCACCGCCCCTCCTCTCCATGTATATTTGCTTTCTAAATTTAGAGGCTAGTTGTACTACTGATCAGATTTCAGCTACATGAACTATGAAAGTGCCCCTAACATGGCGATGTAAAATGTAACCTACAGCATGCCAAAATGAAAAACCACCAAATTCAATCTTCATCAAAAGtatttaacataattatattgagTCTTGAGATAGGTTGAAAtgtaggaatttttttttcttcttcatatttAGAATTGTACTGCAATATACTCTTgctttttattttgattcaaatttgttttgatttcaaTCAATTGTTTAGTAATCTCTTTACATTTATACTTTCATTCATGtttgtttaatcattaaaatacatgcgtgcattcattcatctatctattcatttaaTCATTCCAAACCAAagccattcattcattcatccatttattcatttatccgTTTAATTGAAATTCTTCCTGCAATGGGCCCCTGAACTCTGTCATTGCAATAATGTTCCTTACATTTATAATATTGTGttatttgacccccccccactctctctctcatttccctcttttatttctttttcccctttcttttctccttctctctctcttattgccctcttttcttttctctttctcttgttCACCTCTTTCATTTctattctccctttctttttttatttttctctctttttttttattttcccctctttttttatttcctttctccctttcttttctctttgtcttttttttctctctctccccatctcctctctttccttctctttctatAGGTGTGTATAATTTCAACCCCTTTTCTGTCTATCCTCTTTTCTATTGCACCTCTTGCTAATATCACACTCCATCACTCCCACATCTATAACATAAAAACCTTAAATCTTTGCCAATCTCTCTTTCTGTTGGTTCTATCTTTAACTTTTAAAGTCAATAAGGAAGGAAAACAGCATACATTGACTTTCATTTCAGgcatttttataatatttaaACCATAACAATTGTCAATCATATGATTTGTTCTTGCATACTTAAAATGTGCATGATCAAAAAGACAATGTTGTGATACAAGATTATCCAGACTCGATGCCCATTTCACATTGGCTGAATTTGAACACAGATGGCAGCATTCATATTACACAGCAGGGACAGTATCAGTTTATAACAGAATTttcccccccattttttttcaaataataaaaaaatgagtgTAAAGAATGTTGATACACAGTAATCTATTATCCACAAGAAATGTATAGATCTGTaaatttaattcattatcaGAAATTATACAAACAAGATGCATATTTTTCCAGTTTGTTGAATTTCCCCAAATAAGGGGCTCAGTCTGTAAAGTATCTGCCTGTCTAACCAAAGGTTGTGGGTTGAAgcccgtccctcggataggatgtTAATGGAGGCCCTGTGTAGAGGATAGTCACACCATTGTACTTtcagaacccactgcactatttgtataagagtagggggaaaccccggtgtagtggtctacctgcactccccccaatcagttatatcaggAGAGACCTGCAGGTCATAGTTATTCAGTTTGCTCTTCGCCTCACAACACAGGTGATGccaaacaaacaataataagGGCAAATTGATGctgattatttttcacaaatcatGTGGAAAACTTTAAATTAAACAAACAGgtgcttttttcttttaatgtacttttttttccttcagtgttctatgaatgtacatgtattctactatatgattcatttaagagaaatgaaattcaaattgctTAGGAGATGAAATAAGCAGGACTTTAtataaattcatgaaaaatttgTATTGGCTATTTGTGTGGACCAActtatgaaaatgttatatctttctttttctagACAAAGTGGAAGTTCAAAATGGGCCACGCCGTCATAACTCCGGATCAATTCCCATAATTCGAGTACCAAAAGATGCACAAAGAAACTATCTACATTATCTGGTCCAAAAGGTGGTGTATGATTAAATTTGGATAATTTCAATGGTGGCGATCACTATCATTttgcttgatttattttattaaataggATACATATTAAAACCATTCaaagtatgaaatatgaaatttgatccaTTAGATCTACAATTATGCATACTGGTAAAATAAAAACCAGGGGAGCATtacatgaaaaatattgctgGTCTTTTTTATCTGACAACTGTAATAAACTACTGAAATtcttgcatttgattggctcaAAGCAAAATAAGTCTGTGAAAAATCACTATTTACTTTGTGAAACTGTACAAAGTACATCAAAGGTTATGGGGatcttttcaaaatgtgatAATTTCATCAGGTAGAATTAATGATATAAAAGTCCTCATGATACACATCACCACTTTATTCCAATAAACAGCCAAATATTTTGTTACCCTAGGAAAAATTCTTGATTTTCCTTTCCTGTTAGGTAAACTGACACATAATTGCATCAAGTCAAATCATAAATATCACTTACGAATTCTCTGTCCCTTCCTATAATAATGTCTTGTGGCATTCCAGTCTATGGCTTCATGGATTAGAACAGCCTATGCAAATCTTGGATGTTGAATGCTGACTATTCAGTTCATTCAAGATCTAGGAATCTACTGTCACACAATCCTACAAGCCTTAGGCTAGGTGGCAATCACTTCAGAACATCCTTGCTTGCCTACACTGTAATCAAACAACCTCCCATTGTAAAACTTTCCTTCTCTGTCTAGGATGTAGAAAAGCcagtgacctttgactttgataGACAACCCCGAGGCTGTTCAGTTCATCCAAACCTTGATCATCACTTCAGAACATCCTGTGTATACCTATACTGTAATCAAACAACCTTgcattgtcaaattttccttccTTGTCCAGGATGTAGAATAGCCATTGACCTTTGATAGATAACCCCAAGGCTGTTCAGTTCATCCAAACCTTGGTCCTCACTTCAGAACATCCTGTGCATACCTACACTATAATCAAACAACCTTGCATTGTAAAACTTTCCTTCCTTGTCCAAGATGTAGAAAAGTCGGTGACCCTTGACCTTGATGGGCAGTTGGGTACGGATCCCATCTCTAGAATGTTCACAGGAGATGTTGTTGATTGATGTAGTGAATCTCCACGGTAAGCCAAAGAGACCGTAGGTCTGGATTGTGGCACTCTCACCACCCTTCCTGAGGACAATGCGGTATATTGATCTCCGAGAATATACCAAGGATGCTATGAAAATGATGGAACCTGTGAAAGGAAATGAATAAGAGGGTTAATGAGGATTGCAGAGGTATTCAGCAAAGAAGGTAGAGGGAAAATGAGGAAGAGAGAGACGAGGCAAAGAGAGAAGGAGCTGcagaaagaaagcaaaattcaCTATTTACGAAAGATGACCATTATGGTTTTGTCTAACCATGTAACTTTTATCCTCTATGACccaatgagaaaattaaaactTTTAATGTACATTCAGCCTTTTCATTTGTCTGACATCtaaatatcaaatattgttTCTTAAAATCATGAGATGGACAGTATCATCAAAAGAAACAATTActattttcaactttgaaaagtTTGATGTGTGAATCATTGACCATTCTGTATTGGTGTGTCACAAATGATAATAGCTAAATGgcactttattgaatgtaattttcatttacttGCAGTCATAGTTACCTGCACACATGCTGAGTGCTGTGATAGTGTACCGCCATAATCCCGAGCTTAGTTGCACCCTTATTCCCGACCAGGACTTCCAGTTCTTCACTTCCGTCGGTGGACCTTCCTCTCCGTACTTGACCTTCATGTATGTATCAGTGTCCTTCATGGTCAGGAAGGCTGTGTGAGTCAGGTAACCCCAGAAGAACACCTGCGCACATGCAAACACTCCTAGGATCCGAAAGAAAGTGGTCTTGTCACTTTTGTAGAGCAGCACGTCCCTCATAACCTCCGTCTTGGAGTACTGACTGAATGTCCTCAAGCATGGAAGAAACGATATATTCCTATGGACACCATCTTTAATTCCTTGACATCTGTGACTCCTTAGAGCTAGCCTGCCACACCAGAAGTTTGGGATACTCTCTAAGGGCactttgatggttttggtgtgGAAGAAATTCTTGTGTGACCATGTTAATCTGTGCTTCCATATTTGGCAGGTCCAGGCCTTTGCTGCTGGTGTGTTAAGTTGTCTTGTTAAAAGCGCTGCGGAAAACATCGTCTCGGACTCTCACTCAGTCTTAATATGCATGGGAATCGATTAGTCACCTGATGATCTGGGCGAGCTGCATTCAGAATCTGTAGACTGTATAAGATAGCAGGGAAAACACATAGGTATagtaattacaattttttatgcattttgacaattttttcattcttataaTGGCCAAGACTTGTcccatttctttcaaacttttcaCCAttctaaattgattttttttctactcaCCAAGCTCACACAAATTTTGTTACATATAACAATACCTTTATACCAcatctactggaaaaataatgttgttcCTGCAGTCAAGTTTCCAGGTCTATCTTGTTGTCTTCCTAAGTTGGATAAATTCGAAAACCGAGACTGTGCTAAACTGTGCTGTGCCAGTCTtcctttaattatttttcttcctattttttgtaattcatgttttattgatcCTTTTCATTCATAGTAAGCATAACAAAACATTGATGATATAACGGACCACATTATAAGATTATAATGACGTTGGCatataaaataacatgtatAACAACATCCGTTTGTTTACAAGACACAAAAATGATCAGGCACTTGGCCTACAAAGTACAAAAAACATAACGAAACAAGCCTTCTGCTTTTTTCGCCTCTTTATGGTATTCAAAATGATAACCCACTTGCCAACATGCTTTTCTAATTTGCATTTCCTTTAAGCTATAGTATGTTGAACAGTTTCAAATTAGAAAATTAAAAGATAGTTACAAAAGCGGGAGAGATTAGTCTAGCATCTAGGTTTTGTTTCGTTACGTTTCTtcctaaaaaaaatcctatatTGCTGATCCTCCGAGCTCCCTTGCCTTAATAACAGATTGAGCTTTAATGTAAGTAAATTACGAGTAAGTCGGACTCGTGACCTAGTACTACGCTACGGTCTAGAAGCGTTCACTTAAAGACGTTAAAGTTTTAGGTCCAAATCACCAACACAAAATTACGTGCGAGGGACTGATGTGATCACACTGACTGAGACAGGTCGAGTGAGCGTGGTTGCTTAAAAATTTCCACATAGAGAGCCATAAATAAAAAGTTCAGCTTTTATTTCACAATTTCTCTTAATGCCAGgaaatctt encodes:
- the LOC129265795 gene encoding transmembrane protein 223-like; the protein is MFSAALLTRQLNTPAAKAWTCQIWKHRLTWSHKNFFHTKTIKVPLESIPNFWCGRLALRSHRCQGIKDGVHRNISFLPCLRTFSQYSKTEVMRDVLLYKSDKTTFFRILGVFACAQVFFWGYLTHTAFLTMKDTDTYMKVKYGEEGPPTEVKNWKSWSGIRVQLSSGLWRYTITALSMCAGSIIFIASLVYSRRSIYRIVLRKGGESATIQTYGLFGLPWRFTTSINNISCEHSRDGIRTQLPIKVKGHRLFYILDKEGKFYNARLFDYSVGMHRMF